The segment ATCCCTCTATCAGGAGTCTAGGTGAACTATATCAAATCAGTTGCTACAATATTTACAAATTCAAACCTACACCAAAATGCAAGAGTCCCATGATACTAATATTTGAACTCCAACTTTTGAGTAGGACTATGAACtcttaaaaacattttattttctatccCTCTGCAATGTCCGAATGGATGGTGTACAAACCTTGTTATTTCGTCCTTCTGTTCAGACAACCTGAGGTCTACAAGAGAGTGAGTGAATCACGGGAAAAGCTAGAGAGATGGGCAAATAGCGACCCAGGATATGAAGACGCCACGTGCACCATTACCTTTAGTGTACAATGTCACACGCCACATGTAGAGTCAGAGGAGGGATATATATTTGCCTATTTGGTCATTTTGTTCTATTTTAGAttcattaagttttttttttgcttgaaTTTGGGTTAAGTTGGTTTGGTTTATATAGTTCTTGATTCCTCCTAGATAGATAAACCGACCATCCAACAGTAATGagttaaatttgatattttcttggaTTTCTTTCATTATGATAGGTGGACTATTGTACGTTCACAAGCTAATTGTCACTTATGCGGAGGCGAGTAAGAGCTTGTTTGgatttacttatttgaagtGCTTTTCAGCCAAAATAGTTTTTAAGCACAATTGGGGTGTTTgggtaaattaaaaaaagtgctTATAAGCACTTGACTTTAAGCTAAAATGATAAAAACTAAAGGATTCTAACTTATGGCTTTTGGCTTATAAGTCAAAATAAAAGTCAATCCGAATAGGCGCTCTAAGACTGAGAAGTGAAGATTTTCACACTTAGAAAGTTAGATTTAGCCACATAGTGCTTGAATTAAATTCGAGTTTGTGGGTAATTAGGAGGGTACAAAAGGGATAAGAGCGCAAGGAAAAATATAatcttgttaaaaaaaattgacacattCGAGCACTGCAGTCAGCAAATTGATGTTTGCGTCAGTGTAGACTGTTTACATTACATCCCCTTAGGATGTGGCCTTCCCCGGACTCTGCGCGAATGTTGGACTCTTCGTGCACCGGACTGCTCTTTTTAACACATTGACCGAATAAACAGGAACGGAAAAGAGATTAAAAGGGAAGGACTATATTAGTGGAAGATTGAACAAGAAAAACAATAAgagtaaagaaaaacaaaaaggttTGAATTATAAGTTTCAAAAATCTGAAGTTGTTGGGTGGCAATTTGCCAGATTAGCTTCGGTTTTCCGTATTAATAGACAATTGTgtgataaaaaattaatgattttgGGTGGTTTTGAAaccaaaaattattgtattccAGAGGTGAAAAGTAATGATTCACAACGAGATAAATCACTGGGGCTCATTGAAGGAAATACCAAAGCGCCTTGGAGGCTCTTGATTCAGTGCACATGCCTAATTCTTCTGATTGGAGGAGCCCCTTTGGCTAAATAAATGTGTTACAGATTCCTATACATACTTAAATGCAACTAAGCAGGCGGGTGCCGGTGGCCGGTGGCCGGTGCACACTTAGCTAATTAGGTGTTTCGGCCTCTGGAGTCTGGAGATAGGCAACACAAGTACTACTGTGAAATAGACAAGAACAGGAATGGAGACCAGAACCATTGTATGATTAGAGCTCAAGCATAAGCTATAGAAGTTAATAAGAATTATTGTTGACAGGTTGCATTAAAAAGTAGCAACTAAAAGTTTTAGGAATGTCCAAAAATCTTGGACCTTGAAGAATCGTAATGGTGGATGAGGAGGTGCGAAGAGTTGGTAAAAAAAAGTGAGAAGTATAGGGAGCTACCGAAAGCAGAAGATGGTGAAACCTCTGAAGAGTACAAGAAATCTCAGAGAGACTAAAAAGGCAGTTTGCAAGGCCTACAGTGAAGAGTACGAtgacttttatcaaaatttagggACACGTGAGGAAGAGAAAGAATTCGAtgacttttatcaaaatttagggACACGTGAGGAAGAGAAAGAAACGTATAAATAGCAAAAAATGAGAGACTTAAAAGTAGAACTAAACCACATTAAGCGTCTTAAAAGATGACTGCCAACAAGTACCCTAAGGGAGTGCTCTAGCATTCGAGAGACGGAGATAACCTTGGGAACCAAGGTTGACACATAGCAGTACAATGAGTTCTTCTCATCTACCTAGCTCTTGTTGGACAGATTTATCGAGTAGTTGTGACGGTGGAAGGTATAAATTACCCAGTCAACAAGTTAAGCCAGATCGCCGTTCAAAAGGGTAGTTGCGAACAAGTTTTTAGATTATAGGGTGATCAAAGAGAGAGGAGAGgcattttatatcattttttttcaacttaaatcATGAGAATAACTTAGCAGATCTTAATAGATCACTAATAGACAATATAGAAGATGAGTTTCCATGCATGTTATTTGCAAATGATATTGTATTAATTGATGAAACTGCACAAAAGTCAATCAAAGGCTAGAATTATGAAATACACTCTAGAGAGTAACAGTTTTCGTACAAGACTACAAGTAGAAGCAAGACAAATATATGAACAATAAATTGAGCCCCAAGAAGAATGAAGTTAAATGAGCTAATATGGAACGATGGTGTCTCATATATAGACTCAGTATTTTCCAGAAAGGCATGAaaagttaatatataaaaagagtGCTATAAGAGTATGTTGTGATAGGAAGATATCTATCCAGTTGAAAAATAACTTCTATAAAACAACTGTGAGACTAAAAGACAACCAGCCTGTACATATAGATTGGTCAAGTGCCCAAGCATGTTACCTAGAGCCTAACGCatgaaacaaactaaaacatTTACGGTGACGCTAGCATGTGAGGACCTTTTATaaattgtttcttattttttttacttatttgattTTCAGCGGGTGAGAGAGACAGGAGCAAAACAAGACTTATAAACCTCTGGGCACTGACTGAAACATGGACATTTAGGCAGCTTAATATGGCCATTAAAGACAGCAATCTACTCTAGAATGTATTTCATGATCATCATCTTCAGATGAAtcatatcattcacatatttacATATATCAATCTACAATAGCAATGAAAGCTAATACTAACCTGCGTCTTTCTTGAGCTTCAATAAAATCACTATAAACCTGTAGCATGTCCCAAGCAACTGCTTTCTGCAACCAATCAATAGCAAACCATTAGTTATAAATTCATGTGTGCTTTATCATAGCAAATAAATTAACTAGAGCTGAACCAGTGTTAAGTATTCGACGACTGTACAGTTCAAATTGTCAGTAACTGGAAATAGGGAATGAAAACTAGAGCCTACAACTAATGCAATCTCAGAAGCAACCAATGCATGCTCTTTTGCTTGGGGAGAGAGTGGATCAGCCTATAGTTTATTTGCAATGCCACAGTAAAAGATTCACTATCTCCCCATTTTCTTTGCAAAAGAAGCACCAGCTGCACAGATTAAAACCCCTTCCTTGCAGATTTTCCTGTGACAATCTGACAGACATGCTTCATGTGTTGCAATCCAACCAATGCTAGCAATTTTGCTTGGGGCCTCAGTCTTCTGAATAATATTCCAGGGCTACACACGTCTATTCTCTTCCAGATCATTCTTTACAGATTGCaatgaaattaatataattctCTTCAAAGCTTTAAGACCTTCAGTGATAAAAGACCAGCTTCAGCTGAAAAGTATATAATCTACCATCCTGATTCCAGAATATGATGTGACAAAGCAAATGGTTGGAAATACAGTAGTCTgtataaaaactaaaataaacatCCTACACTTGGAAATGAAGGAACAGGTTATATGACTAACACAAGCTCTTAACGAGGTTATAGATCTAATACAAGCCCTTAACGAGGTTCTACACCTAAAACAAGCTCTtaacatgtgtgtgtgtgtgtcctGAGAAAAGGGTATGGTGATTTCATATCTAAGATTAACAAGCAGTTTTGCAAATTGGAAATACCTGCCATCCTTGATCAAGAAAAAGATTTTCTTTCTCTTGTAAAGTTGGTGTAGCATATATTCCTAATAGTCCGCAACCTCGGCtctgaaaaagagagaaagacattATAATTCTGTTCCACAAAcacatcaaagaaaaaaatcatttttaggattGAACTTATAAAAACTAGTCAGTGCAGGAGAGCATAGACCATCAACGTAGAtaagatttttataaattttctaaaCCAGATCACACGCTTCCATCAGACTTTGGAACTTCCAGAGAAgcctttttttcttaataactATGTAGGTTGGGCCACCTTGTgcgcacctcgactaattccatgGGATAACTCCCTCCTGTAACAGGTGCTTGGTAACTCTGACCACTAAGGCTTAGACatgggaagaaatcacctagtgtttcCGTCTCCGCTGGGATTTGGACATGAAACCTCATGGTTCTCCTTCCAAAAGGCAATTGAATCAGTATTTATCAAGTTTCATGTATTTCTCTTTGACTGAAGGGTAGGGCAAGTGGAGGAAAGAAAAACTTGATGCTAGCAAAGGTGATGAACCCATACATTGCACAGATGATTTCCGGAGCTTAATTACTAAGCGCAGATATCACAATTTCACAAGTTATCCCTGATGGAACTTCAAGTGGAATGCTTTATCTTTCAATATCTACCCTCAACTGGATTACTATACAACACATGAATTTCACGAATAAATTCATTCTtccatagaaaaaaaaatcatgctaTCATTGGTAATCGCATCTGAATCTCTCCTGACTAATAAAATTGCACAGAAGCAAATATGCTCCAACCAAAAGCTTTAATATTTCGGAAAAGAAGATCCCTTAGCTAGGAGGTTGTGGAGGACACGGACTAGGGTGAAAGTTTAGTAGGTAGTATAGCATTGTCTTGCTTATCTTTCATACCAGTAGGCAGTAGTCATAGTATTTCCTTCTATTGcaaagctaaaataaatgatatatgtCTCCCATAGACACCATTTTTATTAGAggttataataattttaacaaataatataGGTCATCAATGAACATAGTTAATCCTTTTGTTACTTCCTCAGAATATAAACTTTTAGCAACTCAATACTATGACGCAtacttttaaatatacataGATAAAAATGTTGGAAAAAACTTATACATGACACAATTTATTAAATTGCAGGATCTTAACAGCAACGTTGTATTAACTATGCATATGTGAGTTTTTGGAAAGCACATCCATTCCTGAGTCAAGATAAAGAAAGAGAGCTGTGGTAGGTTCACTGCCTGCATAAGAAAATCTAACTGTGATGGATCCAATAGATGCTAAATTTTTCAAAACGTGCCCACCTGAATAGTGAAATGGATACAAGTCCTCATATTACCTACCCGACTAATTTGGGATTTAAATTTTGAGTGTAGTTGATATTTGATAGTTCATAAATTGATTAATAGGAAgtttataagaagaaaaaccaGAAAAAGGGAACAAGTATCCAGAAAAAGCCCAGGCCTGTCATGAAAAGCATAATAAAACATCTGCAGGGCTACCTTTTATGGTTAGTTTAACAAAAGTTTGGTATACTGAGAATTTTAGTAGAGCAAGACTAAAATCATCCAATTACAGCTGGCAGAATATCAATTATCTTTTAAAGATGAGGAAACTGGACTCTGTAACAAAGAAGCTCCTTATTCATATAAGGGCACCCATGAGGGACAGCCCACGATGATATATCTTCTTTGACTTTGTATCTCTCCAACAAGACATTGGTTTTAAAGCAACAGAAACTCTTTCAACTTTTGAAGGACTCGCTTTACAGGCACCAAGTTGTCTTTGTTCTAGTCAACATCTATGTCACTTGAAGTTACTCACATAATGTAACTTCTGGTGCTTTAAACATGGGCAGATAAAGGGCTACATAAACACGCTAATTCATGAAAGCATCTTACACAGTTACAAGACAATCAGCAAAAATACCTCCAAATTCCGAATCATTTGCTGACCGAAAGCATCATCTGGGTGGATCTGTCAATAAGCCACATAATAGGCAAGCAAGTCATTACAATACATCAGCAAGGCATCCACAGTACCTTGGGACAGGATAGCATTAGAACTCAAGTTAAAAGGATGAAGGGTAAGCCTATAAAAGAATACAAGATTTAACTTAATAGCATCCACAACCTGCtcatacaagaaaaatattgaCGTGGAAAAGGTTCTTGAAGCCCATCCAACAATAGCACGGCTTGAATCAGGATCCAAATATATAAGAACGCATTCTGCAATTATAAATGTTGGCAAACTGATGATAACATCAGCATGTGCAGTTAACCCTAATCAGGTAAGAACTTGGACATGTATAAATGATCAACCTTCCCAGAGCATGGGAAACAGAGAAGAGACTAGATAGTCCTAAATTTACAAAGAggagaaataaagaagacaaTGAAAGTAGTAGTGTAGACAGCAAACACCTAACAGtcaattaatcaagtaaaaaagtacaaaaagttTGTTGCTAGTCCTATCACTGATATGTCCAATACATGCTACTAACTACAACATTCCAACTCAATTTTGGAAAGTTGGACCAATAACAGCATTGTTGTATATTGGATGTTGAAATTAGCAAATTGCAAGTAAATTAGTGTAGTATTAAATTCCTATGTGTTTtgctatatttaaattttctgtaATTGTGCATTTTAGTTCAAATAAGTGTTCACTTCACTCTGTTTTTACTTCAAGGTCCATGGACTTTACTGCTTTTGAAAACACGGATCACTAGACTGATACATTTACATGGATCAAATACCATAATAACACATACCATTATAAGAGAGGTAGTTATTCATGACTCTCGAAGCTTGAcaaagacataatacataagatCGCCTATGCAGCATTTCTGGTGATAAATGACAAAattgtttaagaaaaaataatagggAAGCAATGACATACCTGGGGTCTAAATTTGCTCGGGCTATAATATCAATCAAATTTTCTATGTTGCGCAAATCTACAGGCAGCAATTTGTAATGATCACTATGGACTTCCCCCTTTTCTGTATGAAAGCATGAGATAAGTTGGTTGTGCTAgatattattagtttattctAGCTTTTGCAGAGAAGAAATGTCCAAGAAATTGCACTAAGCATCTAAATTAAGAGTCCaagcctcatttgtttgcactttaTTAATATGTTTGTTTTCAAGGTCGGAATCTTATCATTAAGTGTGTTTGTTTGCCTCATTCATGAAGAGATGACTAAACAATTTAATATTTCACTTTATCgtaatttttcttcaaattctttGTTCATATAGTTGtcattcatgcttataattctCAGtccataatttatatttatattattttttctccctTCGCGCCTTTTTTCATTGAAGTTCATGCTTTATTTGCATGTTGCACTTAAATCCCCAACGGACCTCAGAGATTTTTTTTCGCTTTTTGCTTTTCATAACACTAATCGATTAAATACTTGATGTATCCATCTTACATTCCAATACGGGGTACCTGTTAGGGAAATGCATCAAATGTTTGCCATGTAAATGAAATGCAGGGGTCACCAAGTTGAATGCAAAAGAGGAGAGCATTCACAACTTTGCAAGACGAACAGGTCCATTACCTAAGGATATTGATGCTGTTTCACCAACTTTATCCCTTAACTGACTGTAGGTTTCAATAAGAGCTGCCTTCTTACTTGTTACCTATAAGACAAATATATAGAGAGCTGAGCTCTTTAGTTGAGCCAATAATTTGCCCAAAAAGCAAATGATGTTTTAgccacataaaaatataaaacagaCCTCATTTGTGatatacaataataacaaaatcgggggacttaaaatttgaaaatctcaCCTCAATGAAATCCAGTTCCACATAAAGATGAGGAGCTTTTCCTTCGTCCTGACAAAGACAAATCCATTATTACTTCTTTCTGGGGAAATGAACCAGTGAGCATCCAGcgtatattaattatattggaGAACTACATTTAGGGAGCAGTATCAGATAAATCTTAATACAAAGCAATACTCCGCATTCATAACGTGTCAACCAAGTTCAACAAAACTTGCAAATAGCAAAACCAAACACTCAAATTTCTATGAATAGTAACCCACCTGAGCATCACTAATGAATTGCTCTTAACTTCCATTTTCTCTTGACAACTTTATTTAAGGGTCCCTAGACAGGGAAAAATATTGATACATATGAATAGACACTGTAAACAAGAGCACTGTAAAGCTCCAGAACTGCAATTAGATGCATACTGTCAGCTTGGCTTAGTCCCAACTCCCAAACTAGCTGGGGTCGGGCCATGAGGTTgcttacaaaaagaaaaacttataaaaaaatacaaaaggcAACTTAGAATAGCTTgtgtaaaattttcaattattgtGGAAGATATAAGAACAATCCGCAAAGAAAACTGAAGCACCTGCAACTGAAAAAACAGTGTGTCGAAGCCAGCTCCAAGTGACAGTATCTGCTTCCTGATATTTCCATTTCCATCAGCACTCGGCTCACAATCAAGAAATTGATAAAGCATCTTTCGAAGAGCAGCCCAGCGGGCAAAATAACCTAACAATTAATTAAGTAGCATATCAACAAAAACAACTCCGACTAATAAACACTAAGCACATCACCACCATAATTAAAAAGCCAAAACAGAGTTACTATACCACGGTTAATAATCGGAGCTCGCCTCAGCTGCTTTTTAACAAACAGATGAACATAATCATCTTTCATATATCCTTTTTTCACACACGACCTTCAAAATCACACAAAATATTCACAAAATTAGATTCAGTTTTCATCCGGCGGAAATTGTATATTCACAGCTGTACTCCGAAATTTACGTTATCTACAGTCACAACTTAATGTATCTCCAAATTATGTCTAGAAAATTAACAAAGGGGAATTGAATAGTTGAAGCAAAGG is part of the Solanum lycopersicum chromosome 1, SLM_r2.1 genome and harbors:
- the LOC101257704 gene encoding leucine carboxyl methyltransferase 1 homolog isoform X2: MSCVKKGYMKDDYVHLFVKKQLRRAPIINRGYFARWAALRKMLYQFLDCEPSADGNGNIRKQILSLGAGFDTLFFQLQDEGKAPHLYVELDFIEVTSKKAALIETYSQLRDKVGETASISLEKGEVHSDHYKLLPVDLRNIENLIDIIARANLDPSLPTFIIAECVLIYLDPDSSRAIVGWASRTFSTSIFFLYEQIHPDDAFGQQMIRNLESRGCGLLGIYATPTLQEKENLFLDQGWQKAVAWDMLQVYSDFIEAQERRRIERLEIFDEFEEWYMMQEHYCVTYAVNDAMGLFNEFGFPKTHPTTNTSIATST
- the LOC101257704 gene encoding leucine carboxyl methyltransferase 1 homolog isoform X1; translated protein: MAKPVTDSRSNRAAVQATNDDASASKLSCVKKGYMKDDYVHLFVKKQLRRAPIINRGYFARWAALRKMLYQFLDCEPSADGNGNIRKQILSLGAGFDTLFFQLQDEGKAPHLYVELDFIEVTSKKAALIETYSQLRDKVGETASISLEKGEVHSDHYKLLPVDLRNIENLIDIIARANLDPSLPTFIIAECVLIYLDPDSSRAIVGWASRTFSTSIFFLYEQIHPDDAFGQQMIRNLESRGCGLLGIYATPTLQEKENLFLDQGWQKAVAWDMLQVYSDFIEAQERRRIERLEIFDEFEEWYMMQEHYCVTYAVNDAMGLFNEFGFPKTHPTTNTSIATST